A single Oryctolagus cuniculus chromosome 18, mOryCun1.1, whole genome shotgun sequence DNA region contains:
- the KLK13 gene encoding kallikrein-13 isoform X2, translated as MTEWEMPSFAINQRHLPGVSQDPQWHQRDQQASPRWLHLPSLLSALAGSTTSARAATLWGSPGAPQVGPHGCTLSERVSPTHLNHDHDIMLLELEAPVQPTGHIRILPLSHDNCLPAGTCCLVSGWGTTTSPQVSYPKTLQCANIQLRSDEECRQVYPGKITPNMLCAGTQEGGKDSCEGDSGGPLVCNGTLHGIISWGDFPCGQPNRPGVYTRVPQYVQWIRDTIRKHKAQGQKWTKGTD; from the exons ATGACTGAGTGGGAAATGCCCTCCTTTGCCATAAATCAAAG GCATCTCCCGGGAGTATCCCAAGATCCTCAATGGCACCAACGGGACCAACAGGCCTCTCCCAGGTGGCTACACCTGCCTTCCCTTCTCtcagccctggcaggcagcactACTAGTGCGAGGGCGGCTACTCTGTGGGGGAGTCCTGGTGCACCCCAAGTGGGTCCTCACGGCTGCACACTGTCGGAAAGA GTCAGCCCCACCCACCTGAACCATGACCACGACATCATGCTGCTAGAGCTGGAGGCGCCGGTCCAGCCCACGGGCCACATCCGCATCCTGCCTCTCTCCCATGACAACTGCCTGCCCGCTGGCACCTGTTGCCTGGTGTCTGGCTGGGGTACCACCACCAGCCCCCAGG tgAGCTATCCCAAAACCCTGCAGTGTGCCAACATCCAGCTTCGCTCAGACGAGGAGTGCCGTCAGGTCTACCCGGGCAAGATCACCCCCAACATGCTGTGCGCCGGCACCCAAGAGGGCGGGAAGGACTCCTGTGAG GGCGACTCCGGGGGCCCCCTGGTCTGCAACGGAACCCTCCACGGCATCATCTCCTGGGGGGACTTCCCGTGTGGGCAGCCCAACCGGCCCGGCGTCTACACCCGCGTCCCACAGTACGTGCAGTGGATCCGAGACACGATCCGAAAACACAAAGCCCAGGGGCAGAAATGGACGAAGGGCACAGATTGA
- the KLK13 gene encoding kallikrein-13 isoform X1: MWPLAAVIASLTVALSGGISREYPKILNGTNGTNRPLPGGYTCLPFSQPWQAALLVRGRLLCGGVLVHPKWVLTAAHCRKDGYRVYLGKHALGRVETGEQVREVVRSIPHPEYQVSPTHLNHDHDIMLLELEAPVQPTGHIRILPLSHDNCLPAGTCCLVSGWGTTTSPQVSYPKTLQCANIQLRSDEECRQVYPGKITPNMLCAGTQEGGKDSCEGDSGGPLVCNGTLHGIISWGDFPCGQPNRPGVYTRVPQYVQWIRDTIRKHKAQGQKWTKGTD; this comes from the exons ATGTGGCCCCTGGCCGCTGTCATCGCCTCCCTGACCGTGGCCTTGTCAGGAG GCATCTCCCGGGAGTATCCCAAGATCCTCAATGGCACCAACGGGACCAACAGGCCTCTCCCAGGTGGCTACACCTGCCTTCCCTTCTCtcagccctggcaggcagcactACTAGTGCGAGGGCGGCTACTCTGTGGGGGAGTCCTGGTGCACCCCAAGTGGGTCCTCACGGCTGCACACTGTCGGAAAGA TGGGTACAGAGTTTACCTGGGCAAGCATGCCCTGGGGCGTGTGGAGACCGGCGAGCAGGTGAGGGAGGTGGTCCGCTCTATCCCCCACCCCGAATACCAGGTCAGCCCCACCCACCTGAACCATGACCACGACATCATGCTGCTAGAGCTGGAGGCGCCGGTCCAGCCCACGGGCCACATCCGCATCCTGCCTCTCTCCCATGACAACTGCCTGCCCGCTGGCACCTGTTGCCTGGTGTCTGGCTGGGGTACCACCACCAGCCCCCAGG tgAGCTATCCCAAAACCCTGCAGTGTGCCAACATCCAGCTTCGCTCAGACGAGGAGTGCCGTCAGGTCTACCCGGGCAAGATCACCCCCAACATGCTGTGCGCCGGCACCCAAGAGGGCGGGAAGGACTCCTGTGAG GGCGACTCCGGGGGCCCCCTGGTCTGCAACGGAACCCTCCACGGCATCATCTCCTGGGGGGACTTCCCGTGTGGGCAGCCCAACCGGCCCGGCGTCTACACCCGCGTCCCACAGTACGTGCAGTGGATCCGAGACACGATCCGAAAACACAAAGCCCAGGGGCAGAAATGGACGAAGGGCACAGATTGA